Proteins co-encoded in one Stenotrophomonas maltophilia genomic window:
- a CDS encoding response regulator yields the protein METENPMHRLLIVDDDNDIRTLLAEQLGRAGYQVSTAADGTAMRQLLDREHVDLIVLDLNLPREDGLTLCRDLRARSNTPVIMLTARAEPIDRVLGLEMGADDYLAKPFEPRELLARIRNVLRRTEALPANLEPLAVRRARFSRWVFDLEHRHLVDPDDRVVVLSGAEFRLLRVFIAHANKVLSREQLVALSSGRNYEAQDRAIDLQVSRLRNKLGDDGGPDGLIKTVRNEGYVLASSVNLE from the coding sequence ATGGAGACCGAAAACCCGATGCACCGACTGCTGATCGTCGATGACGACAACGACATCCGCACGCTGCTGGCCGAACAGCTCGGCCGCGCCGGCTACCAGGTGAGCACCGCCGCCGATGGCACCGCCATGCGCCAGCTGCTGGACCGTGAGCATGTGGACCTGATCGTGCTCGACCTCAATCTGCCGCGCGAGGACGGCCTGACCTTGTGCCGCGACCTGCGCGCGCGCTCGAACACGCCGGTGATCATGCTGACCGCGCGCGCCGAGCCGATCGACCGCGTGCTGGGCCTGGAAATGGGCGCCGACGACTACCTGGCCAAGCCGTTCGAGCCGCGCGAGCTGCTGGCGCGCATCCGCAACGTGCTGCGCCGGACCGAGGCGCTGCCGGCCAACCTGGAACCGCTGGCGGTGCGCCGCGCGCGCTTCTCGCGCTGGGTGTTCGACCTGGAGCATCGCCACCTGGTCGATCCGGATGACCGCGTGGTGGTGCTGTCCGGTGCCGAATTCCGCCTGCTGCGGGTGTTCATCGCCCATGCCAACAAGGTGCTGTCGCGTGAGCAGCTGGTCGCGCTCAGCAGTGGCCGCAACTACGAGGCGCAGGACCGGGCGATCGACCTGCAGGTCAGCCGGCTGCGCAACAAGCTCGGTGACGATGGGGGCCCGGACGGCCTGATCAAGACCGTGCGCAACGAAGGCTACGTGCTGGCTTCTTCGGTGAACCTGGAATAA
- a CDS encoding efflux RND transporter periplasmic adaptor subunit has translation MTFRLLPATRRGRLILIALLALIVAVAAWWLLRKPAGPAVATTAVSRGDIEQTVDATGVIDAYKLVSVGAQASGQIKSLKVQLGDTVKEGDLIAEIDATTQQNQVLNAQASLDQVTAQRAVQQATLRQAELEFARQQQMLAAEATSRQEYDAAEAQLKTARAQLQSYEAQIKGRQTELGTARANLAYTRITAPMDGTVVAVVAEEGRTVNANQTAPTIVMLARLDVVTVNAEISEADVVKIKAGMPVYFTTLGDPDRKYHATLRQINPAPASIANENSSSSSSSSSSSSSSAVYYNALFDVENPDGTLRIDMTAQVSVLLKQARNVLMVPAVALGPKRRGDERMVRVLDDKGQPQPRKVKVGINNGASAEILSGLQEGERVVVGEASAAAAGSGGGNRGGMQMRVGGPGMGPRR, from the coding sequence GTGACGTTCCGCCTGCTGCCTGCGACCCGCCGGGGTCGCCTGATACTGATCGCCCTGCTTGCCCTGATCGTTGCCGTGGCCGCCTGGTGGCTGCTGCGCAAGCCCGCCGGCCCGGCCGTGGCGACCACTGCGGTCAGCCGCGGCGACATCGAGCAGACGGTGGACGCCACCGGCGTGATCGACGCCTACAAGCTGGTCAGCGTCGGTGCCCAGGCTTCGGGCCAGATCAAGTCGCTGAAGGTGCAGCTGGGCGATACGGTGAAGGAAGGCGACCTGATCGCCGAGATCGACGCCACCACCCAGCAGAACCAGGTGCTCAACGCGCAGGCCTCGCTGGACCAGGTTACCGCCCAGCGCGCCGTGCAGCAGGCCACCCTGCGCCAGGCCGAACTGGAATTCGCGCGCCAGCAGCAGATGCTGGCCGCCGAAGCCACCTCGCGCCAGGAATACGATGCCGCCGAGGCCCAGCTGAAGACCGCCCGTGCCCAGCTGCAGTCCTACGAGGCGCAGATCAAGGGCCGCCAGACCGAACTGGGCACCGCCCGCGCCAACCTGGCCTACACCCGCATCACCGCGCCGATGGATGGCACCGTGGTGGCGGTGGTGGCCGAGGAAGGCCGCACGGTGAACGCCAACCAGACCGCGCCGACCATCGTCATGCTGGCCCGGCTGGACGTGGTCACCGTCAATGCCGAGATCTCCGAGGCCGACGTGGTCAAGATCAAGGCCGGCATGCCGGTGTACTTCACCACCCTGGGTGACCCGGACCGCAAGTACCACGCCACGCTGCGCCAGATCAATCCGGCGCCGGCCTCGATCGCCAACGAGAACTCTTCCAGTTCCAGCAGTTCGTCCAGTTCCAGCTCCAGCAGCGCGGTCTACTACAACGCGCTGTTCGATGTGGAAAACCCGGACGGCACGCTGCGCATCGACATGACCGCGCAGGTTTCGGTGCTGTTGAAGCAGGCCAGGAACGTGCTGATGGTGCCGGCGGTGGCGCTGGGGCCGAAGCGTCGCGGCGACGAGCGCATGGTGCGGGTGCTGGATGACAAGGGCCAGCCGCAGCCGCGCAAGGTGAAGGTCGGCATCAACAACGGCGCTTCGGCCGAGATCCTGTCCGGCCTGCAGGAAGGCGAGCGTGTGGTGGTGGGTGAAGCCAGTGCCGCTGCAGCCGGCAGCGGCGGTGGCAACCGTGGTGGCATGCAGATGCGGGTCGGCGGCCCGGGCATGGGCCCGCGCCGATGA
- a CDS encoding MacB family efflux pump subunit produces the protein MSTTAPLLRLRDLRREFPAGDDVIAVLRDVNVDIHAGEMVAIVGQSGSGKSTLMNILGCLDRPSRGSYQVAGRETGQMEPDELAELRREHFGFIFQRYHLLGDLDARGNVEVPAVYAGSPGPVRNARAEQLLQRLGLGDRMHHKPGQLSGGQQQRVSIARALMNGGEVILADEPTGALDTKSGEEVMAILGELHAEGHTIIIVTHDMSVAEHAQRIIEIRDGEIIADRANPDAPSYRAQREASTGVAHGNSWRAARDRFTEAFRMALLAMNAHRLRTFLTMLGIIIGIASVVSVVALGNGSQQQILQNISALGTNTIDVYPGRGFGDMRSARVQTLKASDADALSRQSYVDSATPSVSSSVTARYRNQSSTAQVSGVGEQFFRVKGVTLLSGSFFDADAVKGLGQVAVIDENTQTQFFPDVDPIGQVILLGNVPARVVGVAKRQSFGFGGSTSLSVWVPYTTVMSRMLGQSHVSSITVRVDDSTPMDAAQEAITRLLTLRHGTEDFFLSNSAEIRDTIEQTTRTMTLLIGAIAAIALLVGGIGVMNIMLVSVTERTREIGVRMAVGARQSDIRQQFLIEAVLVCLLGGVLGIGLALLLGSMIGRFASDFQVLFSTASIVAAFACSTLIGVAFGFLPARNAAQLDPVEALARE, from the coding sequence ATGAGCACGACGGCGCCGCTGCTGCGCCTGCGCGACCTGCGACGCGAATTCCCGGCCGGCGATGATGTCATCGCCGTACTGCGCGACGTCAACGTGGACATCCACGCCGGCGAGATGGTGGCCATCGTCGGCCAGTCCGGCTCGGGCAAGTCGACGCTGATGAACATCCTCGGCTGCCTCGACCGTCCCTCCCGCGGCAGCTACCAGGTGGCCGGCCGCGAGACCGGCCAGATGGAACCGGACGAGCTGGCCGAACTGCGCCGCGAGCATTTCGGCTTCATCTTCCAGCGCTACCACCTGCTCGGCGACCTGGACGCACGTGGCAACGTGGAAGTCCCCGCGGTGTATGCCGGCAGCCCCGGCCCGGTGCGCAACGCGCGCGCCGAGCAGCTGCTGCAACGGCTGGGCCTGGGCGACCGCATGCACCACAAGCCGGGCCAGCTGTCCGGCGGCCAGCAGCAACGCGTGTCGATCGCGCGTGCGCTGATGAACGGCGGCGAGGTGATCCTGGCCGACGAACCGACCGGCGCGCTGGACACGAAATCCGGCGAGGAAGTGATGGCGATCCTCGGCGAGCTGCATGCCGAAGGCCACACCATCATCATCGTCACCCACGACATGAGCGTGGCCGAGCACGCGCAGCGCATCATCGAGATCCGCGACGGCGAGATCATCGCCGACCGCGCCAACCCGGATGCGCCGAGCTACCGCGCCCAGCGCGAAGCCAGCACCGGCGTCGCCCATGGCAACAGCTGGCGCGCCGCCCGCGACCGCTTCACCGAAGCGTTCCGCATGGCCCTGCTGGCGATGAACGCGCATCGGCTGCGCACCTTCCTGACCATGCTCGGCATCATCATCGGCATTGCCTCGGTGGTGTCGGTGGTGGCATTGGGCAACGGCTCGCAGCAGCAGATCCTGCAGAACATCAGCGCGCTGGGCACCAACACCATCGACGTCTATCCCGGCCGTGGTTTCGGCGACATGCGATCGGCACGCGTGCAGACGCTAAAGGCCAGCGATGCCGATGCCCTGTCCCGGCAGAGTTATGTGGACAGCGCCACGCCCAGCGTGTCCAGTTCGGTCACCGCGCGCTACCGCAACCAGTCTTCCACTGCCCAGGTCAGCGGCGTCGGCGAGCAGTTCTTCCGGGTCAAGGGCGTGACCCTGCTCAGCGGCAGCTTCTTCGATGCCGATGCGGTGAAGGGCCTTGGCCAGGTGGCGGTGATCGATGAGAACACCCAGACCCAGTTCTTCCCCGATGTCGATCCGATCGGCCAGGTGATCCTGCTCGGCAACGTGCCGGCGCGCGTGGTCGGCGTGGCCAAGCGGCAGAGCTTCGGCTTCGGCGGCAGTACCAGCCTCAGCGTGTGGGTGCCGTACACCACGGTGATGTCGCGCATGCTCGGCCAGAGCCATGTCTCCAGCATCACCGTGCGCGTGGACGACAGCACGCCGATGGACGCCGCGCAGGAAGCCATCACCCGCCTGCTGACCCTGCGCCACGGCACCGAGGATTTCTTCCTCAGCAACAGCGCCGAGATCCGCGACACCATCGAGCAGACCACGCGCACGATGACGCTGCTGATCGGTGCCATCGCCGCCATCGCGCTGCTGGTCGGCGGCATCGGCGTGATGAACATCATGCTGGTGTCGGTGACCGAACGCACCCGCGAGATCGGGGTGCGCATGGCCGTCGGTGCCCGCCAGAGTGATATCCGCCAGCAGTTCCTGATCGAAGCGGTACTGGTGTGCCTGCTCGGTGGCGTGCTCGGCATCGGCCTGGCGCTGCTGCTGGGCTCGATGATCGGCCGCTTCGCCAGTGACTTCCAGGTGCTGTTCTCCACCGCCTCGATTGTTGCCGCGTTCGCCTGCTCGACCCTGATCGGCGTGGCGTTCGGCTTCCTGCCCGCGCGCAACGCCGCGCAGCTCGACCCGGTCGAGGCCCTGGCCCGCGAATGA
- a CDS encoding TolC family protein — translation MTMMTPLPFPAPSRLLLAGAVLLALSACASVGRYPVQDPDVAARYGRGDATLNAPADDPRSSLDTPGRDIRQDTWWTGFGDERLDRLVARALAANSDLAAAGLAVQRSRLQAGLASNALWPQPSSSGVSGNASRATDQADDWRRSYSTGVSLGWEVDLWGRLRTQRDIARWEAEASEEDRQNTALLVISDTITQYWNLAYLNQSIATGQANLERLERTRELVQARFDAGAVSRLEVRQALQNLQSQRSSQSALEQQRVEVRNALTVLLDGMPWPQQDEPQDLLGARSPQIAEGLPTDLLGRRPDLRAAELRLRNSLKTIKVTATQYYPALSLTGSLGSSATSLGDVLRNPVATLGAGLSLPFLNLQRAQLDTDIAGTSYQITATNFRKTLYTALSEVDNALSAREQLARQVAASQASYDEAVEVERAQEVRYRVGATDLRTWLEAQQTRRDAELSLARVRQGQLNNDVTLFKALGGSAG, via the coding sequence ATGACGATGATGACCCCACTGCCCTTCCCCGCTCCCTCGCGCCTGCTGCTGGCCGGCGCTGTCCTGCTCGCCCTGTCCGCGTGTGCCTCGGTGGGTCGCTATCCGGTGCAGGACCCCGACGTGGCGGCCCGCTACGGGCGTGGCGATGCCACGCTCAATGCACCGGCCGACGACCCGCGCAGCAGCCTGGATACCCCCGGCCGCGACATCCGCCAGGACACCTGGTGGACCGGCTTCGGCGATGAACGCCTGGACCGTCTGGTCGCCCGCGCGCTGGCCGCCAACAGCGACCTTGCCGCCGCCGGCCTGGCCGTGCAGCGCTCGCGCCTGCAGGCCGGGCTGGCCAGCAACGCGCTGTGGCCGCAGCCTTCCTCGTCCGGCGTGAGCGGCAACGCCAGCCGCGCCACCGACCAGGCCGACGACTGGCGCCGCAGCTATTCCACGGGGGTTTCGCTGGGCTGGGAAGTGGACCTGTGGGGCCGCCTGCGCACGCAGCGCGACATCGCCCGCTGGGAAGCCGAGGCCAGTGAAGAAGACCGGCAGAACACTGCGCTGCTGGTGATCAGCGACACCATCACCCAGTACTGGAACCTGGCCTATCTCAACCAGTCGATCGCCACCGGGCAGGCGAACCTGGAGCGGCTCGAACGCACCCGCGAACTGGTGCAGGCGCGCTTCGATGCCGGTGCGGTGTCGCGTCTGGAAGTGCGCCAGGCACTGCAGAACCTGCAGTCGCAGCGGTCCTCGCAGAGCGCGCTGGAACAGCAGCGGGTGGAGGTGCGCAATGCGCTGACCGTGCTGCTGGACGGCATGCCGTGGCCGCAGCAGGACGAACCGCAGGATCTGCTGGGCGCGCGCAGCCCGCAGATCGCGGAGGGTCTGCCGACCGACCTGCTGGGCCGCCGCCCGGACCTGCGCGCGGCCGAACTGCGCCTGCGCAACAGCCTGAAGACCATCAAGGTCACCGCGACCCAGTACTACCCGGCGCTGAGCCTGACCGGCAGCCTCGGCTCCAGTGCAACCTCGCTGGGCGACGTGCTGCGCAATCCGGTGGCCACCCTGGGCGCCGGCCTGTCACTGCCGTTCCTCAACCTGCAGCGCGCGCAGCTGGACACCGATATCGCCGGCACCAGTTACCAGATCACGGCGACCAACTTCCGCAAGACGCTGTACACCGCGCTCTCGGAAGTGGACAACGCGCTGTCTGCGCGCGAACAGCTGGCACGCCAGGTGGCGGCCTCGCAGGCCTCGTACGACGAAGCGGTGGAAGTGGAGCGCGCGCAGGAAGTGCGCTATCGGGTAGGCGCCACCGATCTGCGCACCTGGCTGGAAGCACAGCAGACCCGGCGCGATGCCGAGCTGTCGCTGGCGCGCGTGCGGCAGGGCCAGTTGAACAACGACGTGACCCTGTTCAAGGCGCTGGGCGGCAGCGCGGGGTAA